The following is a genomic window from Candidatus Moraniibacteriota bacterium.
TAACCATTCGGATATACCATATCCTTATGGTAAAACGACAAGCAAACATTTTTAGTTGTGCAACCAATTTTGAGAGAGGGAGAAAGAGTGTTCCCTGTGGTTCTTTCAAACTGTCGAGAACTTGGAGAGGCTATGTGAAATGCGGACAGTGTTTGAGGCAGAAAAGCCTGCAGCGCTTGAAATGGGAGATTGCGATCCTGAGAGGATTCTATTTGCAACAACCCGCGCACTGCCTGGCACATGACCTGGACGTGGAGTATCAGGGTATCACGCGCACCTATCAATGACTTCGAGAGATGCTCTATCATGTCGCTGAACTGGAAGGAGGTAGGCTGTCCGGGGAGATTGAAATGGACGAATCGTATTTCGGGGGCAGACGGAAGGGAAAACGAGGAAGATGCGCCAAGGTGAGAGTATCGTTTTCGGCCTCTTGGAGTGCGATGGACGAGTCTATACGAGGGTGGTGGAGCATGTGAGTGCCGAAGAGCTGATGGAAATCATCCGAAAGAGAACCAGAAAGGGATCAGTCTACTACACGGACACCTTCAATCGCTATAATTCCTTTACAATCACTCACCGGAACAAGAATCTTTTCAAACCGTTTATTCGCGTCTATTTTGGTTATGTTTCGCACTAATTACCTTCTTTTGGGATCTTTTTTGAAGTTTTTAAATTGGCTATCTCATGGTACTCTGCATCGGAGTTGACGTTCCATTGGTCGTAATTTCCCTCACCGAGAATATTCTTTACGGCAAGGAAAGCGGTCATCATGGAATGATCTGAGTTGTTGTATTTATGAAGACCTCCTCTTCCAATCGGCTGGAGCGAATAGTCTTTAAATGTTGATAAGAGGCATCCCTTTATTTTCTCAACTTTTTCTTTGTACCCAAGCGTGTAGACAGGATATACGTTTTTCATCCGGATTACTTTTGCGTCAAACACGGATTTGGAATAGTCTCCGCAAAGTTTCTGTAAGTATGACTTTGCTAAGTCAACCAAATCCTTATCGTTTGCTTTCCAAAGGGGGTCTCCCAGAGAACAGGTGAATTCGAATCCTACGCATGATGAATTCTTATTCGGAACCATGAAGGGACTCCAATTGTGGAAGAATTGGACTCGAATGGATTGCATGCTCTCTTCGTGGGTGTATATCCACGTGTCTTGTAGCGGAATTCTTCCATCTATCATTAGGGAAACAGTGATGAAATCGCGAAAGGAAAGCTCATTTGCAGCGCAAAGAATATTCTGCGGCGGCGCAGGAGAAAGAGAGGTCACAAGTTCTTTGAGGGGCATGGTCGAAAGTACGAAGTCCGCAAGGAACTCTTTTCTCCCGGAAGGTGTTTGCGTAGAAATAGAAAGAATTTTTCCGTCTCGATGATGTATTTGTGTGACAATGTGCTGTGTGAGTATATGTCCTCCGGAATTTTGAATTTTTTTTGCAACCGTTTCCCACATTTGTCCGGGACCATACTTTGGATATCTGAAGGTCTTGATAAGTGATTTTATGGAAGTATCTCCCGGTTTGAAGAGTTTCTTGAGCCGGTCTTTTAAGACGCTGAAAAAGGAAATCCCCCGTATTCTCTGGAAAGCGAAATCCTTGCTGAGTTTTGATGGGTGAATTCCCCAGAGTTTTCGGTTGTAATCGAGAAAGAATGGCTTTGCCAGGCGCGCTCCAAAGTTATTGATACACCAATCGGCGAGCGTGTACCCCGGTCTTATTGGAAACAGTTTCGTTCGGATATAGCTCAAGAATATGTGAAGAGATTCCCTTACCCCAAAAGTTTTAAGAATGTCAATGAGTTGGATGGGATAATGAAAGAAATTTCCCCGGTAAAACCATCGGGAAAGGCGGGGACGATCAAGGAATTCATCTCCAAGCATTTTTTTCCACCACGCTTCTATGTCTTGGTTTTTGCTAAAGAAGCGATGTCCGCCAATATCAAAACGGAACCCATTGTGCCGGACGGTTCTCGAGATGCCACCAATAACACGGTCCGATTCGAGGATAGTAACTTTGAATCCGCGCTGTGTGAGTTCGTATCCGGCAGTGAGTCCGGCCGGACCCGCACCTATAATAACTACCTCTCTCTTTGGAGTCTCAGTTGATTTTTTCATCCGTGTTTTTATGGGGAGTTTCGGTAGGTGTATACGGCAATATCTCCACTTCGGAATATTTCGGTAAGATATTTTTCTCTGAAATCGAGGTAGTTTTCTATGCTTTCCCGGAAGAGGGCGGAAGTCTTTGGAGAAGTATCCTTTGCGTACCTGGCAGAATCAAGCCATTGTCTTAGGTCGCCTTCTTTGAAGATAAAATATGAAACTTCGAGAGACTTTAACTTTTCTGCGAG
Proteins encoded in this region:
- a CDS encoding NAD(P)/FAD-dependent oxidoreductase, translated to MKKSTETPKREVVIIGAGPAGLTAGYELTQRGFKVTILESDRVIGGISRTVRHNGFRFDIGGHRFFSKNQDIEAWWKKMLGDEFLDRPRLSRWFYRGNFFHYPIQLIDILKTFGVRESLHIFLSYIRTKLFPIRPGYTLADWCINNFGARLAKPFFLDYNRKLWGIHPSKLSKDFAFQRIRGISFFSVLKDRLKKLFKPGDTSIKSLIKTFRYPKYGPGQMWETVAKKIQNSGGHILTQHIVTQIHHRDGKILSISTQTPSGRKEFLADFVLSTMPLKELVTSLSPAPPQNILCAANELSFRDFITVSLMIDGRIPLQDTWIYTHEESMQSIRVQFFHNWSPFMVPNKNSSCVGFEFTCSLGDPLWKANDKDLVDLAKSYLQKLCGDYSKSVFDAKVIRMKNVYPVYTLGYKEKVEKIKGCLLSTFKDYSLQPIGRGGLHKYNNSDHSMMTAFLAVKNILGEGNYDQWNVNSDAEYHEIANLKTSKKIPKEGN
- a CDS encoding transposase, with protein sequence MRQGESIVFGLLECDGRVYTRVVEHVSAEELMEIIRKRTRKGSVYYTDTFNRYNSFTITHRNKNLFKPFIRVYFGYVSH